One window of the Streptomyces sp. NBC_00259 genome contains the following:
- a CDS encoding TetR/AcrR family transcriptional regulator — MTARGGGRRYGGRDAAQRREERRARLIAAGLELFGTTGYAATSVKNICREAGLTERYFYESLRDREDLLATVYDELIREVQVATFAAADQAGPELEAQVRAGLDVFVRTLTDDPRKARIVLIEVVGVGPRLEQRRHAVMHEFADFIAAVALRHMGTRTTPKLPMMAIALVGGVNELLVDWTLGRQTGSVEEIVDLCTLLIVAAYDAVARHA, encoded by the coding sequence GTGACGGCACGGGGCGGGGGACGCCGGTACGGGGGCCGTGACGCGGCACAGCGACGCGAGGAGCGGCGAGCACGGCTGATCGCCGCCGGGCTGGAGCTGTTCGGCACCACCGGCTACGCGGCCACGTCGGTGAAGAACATCTGCCGGGAGGCCGGGCTCACCGAGCGGTACTTCTACGAATCGCTGCGCGACCGGGAGGATCTGCTCGCCACGGTCTACGACGAGCTGATCCGCGAGGTCCAGGTGGCGACCTTCGCCGCAGCCGACCAGGCCGGTCCGGAGCTCGAAGCGCAGGTCCGCGCCGGCCTGGACGTATTCGTCCGCACGCTGACCGACGACCCGCGCAAGGCCCGCATCGTGCTGATCGAGGTGGTCGGGGTCGGCCCCCGCCTCGAACAGCGCCGCCACGCGGTCATGCACGAGTTCGCCGACTTCATCGCCGCGGTCGCGCTCCGGCACATGGGGACACGGACGACGCCGAAACTGCCCATGATGGCGATCGCACTCGTCGGCGGCGTCAACGAACTCCTGGTCGACTGGACGCTCGGCCGCCAGACGGGCAGCGTCGAGGAGATCGTGGATCTGTGCACCCTGCTGATCGTCGCCGCGTACGACGCAGTGGCCCGTCACGCCTGA
- a CDS encoding PucR family transcriptional regulator, whose amino-acid sequence MACSLEAARTLIIPAHDNSVWVWFAVSGETAEDHIRHLRSSLPEPAGVRAALGPPAPGPHGMRRSHLGALQAQRMALHASGSWLCDYQDIRLAALVTADSEHARWFVQEVLGPLASEGARLRELRETLRVYLAEERSTRTAAERLHIARNTVTYRVKRAEELLPVTTTAVSSLEVRVALEIAAASPTGTSAIE is encoded by the coding sequence ATGGCCTGCTCCCTGGAAGCGGCCAGGACGCTCATCATCCCGGCCCACGACAACAGTGTGTGGGTATGGTTCGCCGTCAGCGGCGAGACCGCCGAAGACCACATCCGACACCTGCGCAGCTCCCTGCCCGAGCCGGCAGGGGTGCGTGCGGCTCTCGGCCCGCCCGCACCAGGGCCCCACGGCATGCGCCGCAGCCATCTGGGGGCGTTGCAGGCACAACGGATGGCCTTGCACGCTTCGGGCTCCTGGCTCTGCGACTACCAGGACATCCGCCTGGCGGCCCTCGTCACGGCTGACTCCGAACACGCACGCTGGTTCGTACAGGAGGTCCTCGGGCCGCTGGCCTCCGAGGGAGCCCGCCTGCGTGAGCTGCGCGAAACCCTGCGCGTCTACCTCGCCGAGGAACGCAGCACCCGCACCGCGGCCGAACGCCTGCACATTGCCCGCAACACCGTCACTTACCGCGTCAAACGCGCGGAGGAACTGCTGCCCGTAACCACCACAGCAGTCAGCTCATTGGAAGTGCGCGTAGCGCTCGAAATCGCGGCTGCCTCGCCAACCGGCACGTCGGCCATCGAATAG
- the mhpA gene encoding bifunctional 3-(3-hydroxy-phenyl)propionate/3-hydroxycinnamic acid hydroxylase MhpA encodes MSTSTKGLAAEAYDVLVVGAGPVGLTTAIQLATRGRRVGIVERWPQQYPLPRAVVFDHEAGRILASLGVDMAAVSEPAVDYEWRNGEGQQLLHYDFSDGSHSGWPNLSAFNQPTLEAALNERVQSLPGIDILRGWEAVGVQAGPTAVDVTVAESSGDEPLLRDGVRAQRTLRAAYVVGCDGANSFIRSCMRTSVTDLGFKFDWLVLDVIPHDRDREWTPRNLQLCDPARPTTAVVGGPGRRRWEFMRLPGESIAELNQAKTAWKLLEPWDLHPDNATLERQTVYTFQARWADSWREGRLLLAGDAAHQMPPFAGQGLCSGLRDAINLSWKLDLVLSGKAEDSLLDTYTTERCQHLQHAIEKSVGLGRVICEPDPAAAAERDARMIADQQAGRVPQGDQFLVTFTGGLLDRDCTGATAEPTGQLSRQGRVRFGDRTGMFDETVGIGLTLLTTGDPRDGLDEDTLAWCEEVGLRLLRITDDPAANGPDVVVDLDRTYLADLARTGLEAMLVRPDFYIFGGAKSTAHIPRLVGELRGRLTAVPAPQPTA; translated from the coding sequence ATGAGCACCTCTACCAAGGGCCTTGCCGCGGAGGCCTACGACGTGCTGGTGGTCGGCGCCGGTCCGGTCGGGCTGACCACGGCCATCCAACTGGCCACCCGAGGCCGCCGGGTCGGCATCGTCGAACGCTGGCCGCAGCAGTACCCGCTGCCGCGCGCCGTCGTCTTCGACCACGAGGCCGGCCGCATCCTGGCGTCGCTTGGGGTGGACATGGCCGCTGTCAGTGAACCCGCTGTGGACTACGAGTGGCGCAACGGAGAGGGTCAGCAACTCCTCCATTACGACTTCTCGGACGGCAGCCACTCCGGCTGGCCCAACCTGAGCGCGTTCAACCAGCCCACCTTGGAAGCGGCCTTGAACGAGCGCGTCCAGTCGCTGCCGGGGATCGACATCCTGCGCGGCTGGGAAGCCGTGGGCGTCCAGGCGGGCCCCACGGCGGTGGACGTCACGGTGGCGGAGAGCTCGGGAGACGAGCCCCTGCTCCGTGACGGGGTGCGCGCGCAGCGTACTCTCCGGGCCGCGTACGTCGTCGGCTGCGACGGTGCCAACAGCTTCATCCGCTCGTGCATGCGCACCTCGGTCACCGACCTCGGCTTCAAGTTCGACTGGCTGGTCCTCGACGTCATACCCCATGACCGGGACCGCGAGTGGACGCCACGGAACCTGCAGCTCTGCGATCCGGCCCGGCCGACCACGGCGGTGGTCGGCGGCCCGGGCCGCCGTCGCTGGGAGTTCATGCGCCTGCCCGGCGAGTCCATCGCCGAGCTCAACCAGGCCAAGACCGCCTGGAAGCTGCTCGAGCCGTGGGACCTGCACCCGGACAACGCCACCCTGGAGCGGCAAACCGTCTACACCTTCCAGGCGCGCTGGGCGGACTCCTGGCGCGAGGGCCGACTGCTGCTGGCCGGGGACGCGGCCCACCAGATGCCGCCGTTCGCCGGGCAGGGCCTGTGCTCGGGCCTGCGTGACGCCATCAACCTGAGCTGGAAGCTCGACCTGGTGCTGTCCGGGAAAGCCGAGGACAGTCTGCTGGACACCTACACCACCGAGCGATGCCAGCATCTGCAGCATGCGATCGAGAAGTCTGTGGGCCTGGGGAGGGTCATCTGCGAGCCGGACCCGGCCGCGGCCGCCGAGCGCGACGCCCGCATGATCGCCGACCAGCAGGCAGGCCGCGTACCACAAGGAGATCAGTTCCTGGTGACCTTCACCGGCGGACTGCTGGACCGCGACTGCACCGGCGCCACGGCGGAGCCGACCGGGCAGCTCAGCCGGCAGGGACGGGTGCGGTTCGGGGACCGTACCGGCATGTTCGACGAAACCGTCGGCATCGGGCTCACCCTGCTCACCACCGGTGATCCGCGTGACGGGCTCGACGAGGACACCCTGGCCTGGTGTGAAGAGGTCGGGCTCCGCCTGCTGAGGATCACCGACGACCCGGCGGCGAACGGCCCCGACGTCGTCGTCGATCTCGACCGCACCTACCTGGCCGACCTGGCCCGTACCGGCCTTGAGGCCATGCTGGTGCGCCCCGACTTCTACATCTTCGGCGGCGCCAAGAGTACGGCCCACATCCCGCGTCTGGTGGGTGAGCTGCGCGGCCGGCTCACGGCGGTCCCCGCCCCGCAGCCGACCGCCTGA
- a CDS encoding SDR family oxidoreductase codes for MTEESVRRATGRPLPRSARSPLEGRVVAVTGAGRGIGRAVADTLAGAGALVALGDLDEAAARTAAEEICRTADGHAAGFALDVTDTASFAAFLDRAEERFGPVDVLVNNAGIMWVGPFADEAEQTAVRQFDVNVHGVLRGMKLAAPRMRARGTGHIVNIASAASKVTPMGEATYAATKHAVHGYSSAVRAELRGSGVQVSLVMPGVVDTELAVGTSAGPTRRLTPQDVARTVLSVVLRPRPEVFVPRHIGLVPWVSALLPAKARAGWLRLVVPDQLAALTDPSVRAAYERDSGAAATQTGGAAPQTKGRTQR; via the coding sequence ATGACAGAGGAGTCGGTACGCCGTGCGACGGGAAGACCGCTGCCCCGCTCGGCCCGATCGCCGCTCGAGGGCCGGGTGGTCGCGGTCACCGGCGCGGGCCGCGGCATCGGCCGGGCCGTCGCGGACACCCTGGCGGGGGCCGGCGCCCTGGTCGCGCTCGGAGACCTGGACGAGGCGGCGGCCCGAACCGCGGCGGAGGAGATCTGCCGCACCGCGGACGGCCACGCGGCGGGCTTCGCCCTGGACGTCACGGACACCGCGTCGTTCGCGGCCTTCCTGGACCGGGCGGAAGAGCGGTTCGGGCCCGTGGACGTACTGGTCAACAACGCCGGGATCATGTGGGTCGGGCCGTTCGCGGACGAGGCCGAGCAGACCGCGGTCCGCCAGTTCGACGTGAACGTGCACGGGGTGCTGCGCGGGATGAAGCTCGCGGCGCCCCGGATGCGCGCCCGCGGCACCGGACACATCGTCAACATTGCGTCCGCGGCCAGCAAAGTGACCCCCATGGGCGAGGCCACCTACGCCGCCACCAAGCACGCCGTCCACGGCTACAGCTCCGCGGTGCGGGCCGAACTGCGCGGCAGCGGTGTCCAGGTCTCCCTTGTCATGCCCGGTGTCGTGGACACCGAGCTGGCGGTCGGCACCAGCGCCGGCCCCACCCGCCGTCTGACCCCGCAGGACGTCGCCCGAACGGTCCTGAGCGTGGTCCTGCGCCCCCGGCCCGAGGTGTTCGTACCGCGGCACATCGGTCTGGTCCCGTGGGTCTCCGCGCTGCTGCCGGCCAAGGCCCGGGCGGGGTGGCTGCGGTTGGTCGTGCCCGACCAGCTGGCCGCGCTCACGGACCCGTCGGTACGCGCCGCCTACGAGCGCGACAGCGGCGCCGCCGCGACACAAACCGGCGGCGCCGCCCCACAAACC
- a CDS encoding VOC family protein gives MALHRVAHITIGVPNVADTSAYYADFGLTDLGDGRFATADGGEQLKIVHAARRRLEELTLSADDPDDLSRIGSALDRLEVPFVRDSHRLRAVDPGTEVTVTVEVQPRIVQSAAARMPYNAPGRIERTGERAPGVLREGPVRVRRLGHVVLGSTDQEASQRFFTEGLGFKVSDQAPGAAFLRCSTDHHNVLVQQAPISFLHHTSWQVDDVDEVGRGATRMLEGHPERHVWGLGRHQLGSNFFWYLKDPAGNFSEYYSDMDCIVDDQLWTPGVWEDARVALYNWGPPVPPSFLRPEDLAALMTGAHDAS, from the coding sequence ATGGCCCTGCACCGCGTGGCGCACATCACGATCGGGGTGCCCAATGTGGCCGACACCTCGGCCTACTACGCCGATTTCGGGCTGACGGACCTCGGCGACGGCCGTTTCGCCACTGCCGACGGCGGTGAACAGCTCAAGATCGTTCACGCGGCGCGGCGCCGCCTGGAAGAGCTCACCCTGAGCGCCGACGACCCCGACGACCTGAGTCGGATCGGCTCGGCCCTCGACCGGCTCGAGGTGCCGTTCGTCCGGGACTCCCACCGCCTGCGCGCGGTCGACCCGGGCACCGAGGTGACGGTGACCGTCGAGGTGCAGCCGCGCATCGTGCAGTCCGCGGCCGCGCGGATGCCGTACAACGCTCCCGGGCGGATCGAGCGGACCGGGGAGCGTGCCCCCGGCGTACTTCGTGAGGGGCCGGTGCGCGTCCGCCGCCTGGGACACGTCGTCCTGGGCTCCACCGACCAGGAGGCTTCCCAGCGCTTCTTCACCGAAGGGCTCGGCTTCAAGGTCAGCGACCAGGCACCGGGCGCGGCGTTCCTGCGCTGCTCCACCGACCACCACAACGTCCTCGTCCAGCAGGCCCCCATCTCCTTCCTCCACCACACCTCCTGGCAGGTGGACGACGTGGACGAGGTCGGACGCGGCGCCACACGGATGCTGGAAGGCCACCCCGAGCGCCATGTGTGGGGTCTGGGCCGCCACCAGCTGGGGTCGAACTTCTTCTGGTATCTCAAGGATCCGGCCGGCAACTTCTCCGAGTACTACTCCGACATGGACTGCATCGTCGACGACCAGCTGTGGACCCCCGGGGTGTGGGAGGACGCCCGCGTCGCCCTGTACAACTGGGGCCCGCCGGTACCGCCGTCCTTCCTGCGCCCCGAGGACCTCGCCGCGCTGATGACCGGCGCGCACGACGCCAGCTGA